In one Zobellia galactanivorans genomic region, the following are encoded:
- the rsmA gene encoding 16S rRNA (adenine(1518)-N(6)/adenine(1519)-N(6))-dimethyltransferase RsmA: protein MGKKKKKRYEQHSTKSWKEDSPVKAKKHLGQHFLKDEEIAKKIADTLSLEGYRNVVEIGPGTGVLTKHLLLRDMNLVAMDLDADSIVYLNHSFPLEHPKAMAGKGSLQVVEADFLKYDLSDVFGNEPFAITGNFPYNISTQIVFKMLELKEQVPEFSGMFQKEVAQRICEGEGNKTYGILSVLVQAYYDAEYLFAVPPQVFDPPPKVQSGVLRLVRKKDFTLDCDEKLFFRVVKAAFNQRRKTIRNSLKTFDLSPELKGDTLFDQRPEQLSVNDFIALTKKIAADMA from the coding sequence ATGGGCAAAAAAAAGAAGAAACGTTACGAACAACACTCCACAAAGTCTTGGAAAGAAGATAGTCCCGTAAAGGCGAAGAAGCATTTAGGCCAGCACTTTTTAAAGGATGAGGAGATTGCCAAAAAAATTGCGGACACCCTTTCCCTGGAAGGCTATAGAAATGTAGTGGAAATAGGTCCGGGTACGGGCGTGCTCACCAAACATTTGCTCTTGCGCGATATGAACCTTGTTGCCATGGACCTCGATGCCGATTCCATCGTCTACCTTAACCACAGTTTTCCCTTGGAACACCCTAAAGCCATGGCCGGAAAAGGCTCTTTACAAGTAGTTGAGGCCGACTTCCTAAAATACGACCTATCGGATGTATTCGGCAATGAGCCCTTTGCCATAACAGGAAACTTCCCCTACAACATATCTACCCAAATCGTTTTCAAGATGCTGGAACTAAAGGAACAGGTACCCGAGTTTTCAGGTATGTTCCAAAAAGAAGTGGCCCAACGTATTTGCGAAGGGGAAGGCAATAAAACCTATGGCATTCTATCGGTATTGGTACAGGCCTATTACGATGCCGAATATTTGTTTGCGGTACCTCCCCAAGTATTTGACCCTCCTCCAAAAGTGCAGTCGGGCGTACTCCGCTTGGTCCGCAAAAAGGACTTTACCCTTGACTGCGACGAAAAATTGTTCTTCAGGGTAGTGAAAGCCGCTTTTAACCAACGCAGAAAGACCATTCGCAACAGCCTAAAGACTTTCGACCTATCTCCCGAACTCAAGGGCGACACCCTCTTTGACCAACGCCCTGAACAGCTTAGCGTAAACGATTTTATCGCATTGACCAAGAAAATAGCCGCTGATATGGCATAG
- a CDS encoding VOC family protein has product MVFEHFALNVTEIHKRVDWFVVHLGLQVVVAQEKSPFMTFLADTTGRVMLELYQKEEEPLSNFKERHPATFHVAFVSDNAEGDKLRLVAEGATLVEEVKREGLHLVMLRDPWGMPLQLCQRAKKF; this is encoded by the coding sequence ATGGTTTTTGAACATTTTGCGCTCAACGTTACCGAAATACATAAAAGGGTAGACTGGTTTGTTGTGCATTTGGGGCTACAGGTCGTGGTGGCCCAAGAAAAATCGCCTTTTATGACCTTTTTGGCCGATACTACGGGCAGGGTCATGTTAGAGCTGTACCAAAAAGAGGAAGAGCCCCTGAGCAATTTCAAGGAGCGGCATCCGGCCACCTTTCATGTAGCCTTCGTTTCCGATAATGCCGAAGGCGATAAACTAAGGCTTGTGGCCGAAGGGGCCACGCTTGTCGAAGAGGTAAAAAGGGAAGGGCTACATTTAGTAATGCTTCGTGATCCTTGGGGCATGCCCTTGCAATTATGCCAGCGTGCTAAAAAGTTTTAG
- the mgtE gene encoding magnesium transporter produces MTPFKLTDELLAEIEQLIESRRDTELVNLMEDIHYADIAEIINELNEDEATYLIKLLESDKTSDVLTELDEDVREYILNNLSAKEIAEELDELDTDDAADIIGELPNEIIQEVISEIEDREHAKDIVDLLRYDENSAGGLMAKELVKVRESWDVLKCVKEMRAQAENVTRVHSIYVVDDEDKLKGRLSLKDLLTTSTRTHISEVYIPKVDSVNVNQKPEEVAKIMSKYDLEAIPVVDEIGRLVGRITIDDIVDVIREEADKDYQMAAGISQDVEADDSIWVLTRARLPWLFLGLVGGIGAAGIMGGFEELISKHAVLFFFTPLIAAMAGNVGVQSSAIVVQGLANDDLKGSVGNRLIKEMLLALLNGTILALILLLFTWLWKGDFLTSLSICLSLVAVILVAGFIGTFIPLFLHKRGIDPAIATGPFITTSNDIFGILIYFSIAKMVLGI; encoded by the coding sequence ATGACACCGTTTAAACTCACAGATGAACTCCTAGCTGAGATCGAGCAGCTTATAGAATCCCGAAGGGATACCGAATTGGTAAACCTGATGGAAGATATACATTACGCCGATATCGCGGAAATCATCAATGAGTTAAACGAAGACGAAGCTACCTACCTGATCAAGCTTCTTGAAAGCGATAAGACCTCCGATGTTCTGACGGAACTTGACGAAGATGTTCGAGAATATATCCTGAACAACCTTTCGGCCAAGGAAATTGCCGAAGAGCTCGATGAACTCGACACCGATGATGCCGCCGATATTATCGGGGAGCTTCCGAACGAAATTATCCAAGAGGTCATTTCCGAAATTGAAGACCGAGAGCACGCCAAAGACATCGTAGACCTTTTGCGCTATGATGAGAATTCCGCAGGGGGTCTAATGGCCAAAGAGCTCGTAAAGGTCAGGGAAAGTTGGGATGTTCTCAAGTGCGTAAAAGAAATGCGCGCACAGGCCGAGAACGTCACTAGGGTCCACTCCATTTACGTAGTAGATGATGAAGATAAACTCAAAGGCCGCCTTTCATTAAAAGATTTACTGACCACCTCCACCAGAACCCATATCAGCGAGGTGTACATCCCAAAAGTCGATTCGGTAAACGTCAACCAAAAACCCGAAGAAGTAGCCAAGATCATGTCTAAATACGATTTGGAGGCCATTCCCGTAGTTGACGAAATCGGACGTTTGGTAGGCCGTATTACCATTGATGATATTGTAGATGTTATCCGTGAAGAGGCCGACAAAGATTATCAAATGGCGGCGGGTATCTCACAAGACGTAGAAGCCGATGATAGTATTTGGGTACTCACCCGCGCACGGCTTCCTTGGCTATTTTTGGGACTTGTCGGTGGTATTGGGGCCGCAGGTATCATGGGCGGATTTGAGGAACTGATCAGCAAACACGCGGTGCTGTTCTTCTTTACCCCTTTAATTGCCGCAATGGCGGGCAACGTAGGAGTACAATCGAGTGCAATCGTGGTTCAGGGTCTTGCCAACGACGACTTAAAGGGCAGTGTAGGAAACCGTTTGATAAAAGAAATGCTATTGGCCCTTCTAAACGGTACCATCCTAGCTTTGATCTTACTACTTTTTACTTGGCTATGGAAGGGCGACTTCCTTACCTCCCTGTCTATTTGCCTATCTTTGGTAGCGGTCATCCTAGTTGCGGGCTTTATAGGCACCTTTATCCCCTTATTCCTGCACAAACGCGGCATCGACCCTGCAATAGCAACCGGACCGTTTATTACCACCAGCAACGACATATTCGGTATCCTTATCTACTTTTCCATAGCAAAAATGGTGTTGGGCATCTAA
- a CDS encoding gamma-glutamylcyclotransferase family protein yields MPHLFTYGTLQDPYIQQQVFGRSLEGSPDVLNGFRISPEKIMGRYLVAEETNSTEDRIEGVVYELEQNELTKADQYEGAAYKKKKVGLKSGKTAWVYIRA; encoded by the coding sequence ATGCCACACCTCTTTACTTACGGAACCCTTCAAGACCCGTATATACAACAACAGGTTTTCGGGCGCAGCCTGGAGGGAAGTCCCGATGTGCTGAACGGTTTTCGTATTTCCCCAGAAAAAATAATGGGCAGATACCTGGTTGCCGAAGAAACAAACAGTACGGAAGACCGTATTGAAGGCGTGGTTTACGAATTAGAACAAAACGAATTGACAAAGGCGGACCAATACGAAGGCGCCGCATACAAGAAAAAGAAAGTCGGTTTAAAATCGGGCAAGACGGCTTGGGTTTATATAAGGGCTTAA
- the serS gene encoding serine--tRNA ligase: MLQLQVVRDKKDDIINALKKRNIDAAPLIDEVLELDEKRRSTQTALDNTLAESNKLSKEIGILFKTGKAQEANALKEKTGTLKEDSKKLGEELNTIAEELQRALYQIPNVPHESVPSGNTDEDNEEVFKEGEIPVLNTDALPHWELAKKYDIIDFELGVKIAGAGFPVYKGKGARLQRALISYFLDKNTEAGYTEMQVPHLVNEASGFGTGQLPDKEGQMYHVGEDDLYLIPTAEVPVTNLFRGEIVAESDFPICYTAYTPCFRREAGSYGAHVRGLNRLHQFDKVEIVRVENPANSYHALDGMVEHVKNILRELKLPYRILRLCGGDLGFTSALTYDFEVFSTAQDRWLEISSVSNFETYQANRLKLRYKDENGKSQLAHTLNGSSLALPRVLAGILENYQTPDGIQIPEVLVPYCGFDRID, from the coding sequence ATGTTACAGCTACAGGTCGTTAGAGACAAAAAAGACGACATCATAAACGCATTGAAAAAGCGCAATATAGATGCCGCACCATTGATTGATGAAGTATTGGAATTGGACGAAAAGAGACGTTCAACACAAACTGCTTTGGACAACACCTTGGCGGAAAGCAATAAACTTTCCAAAGAAATAGGCATACTCTTTAAAACTGGCAAGGCCCAAGAAGCCAATGCCCTTAAAGAAAAGACAGGAACCCTAAAGGAAGATTCGAAAAAGCTGGGCGAAGAACTCAACACCATTGCCGAAGAACTGCAAAGGGCCCTTTACCAAATACCCAATGTTCCGCACGAATCGGTACCTTCGGGCAATACGGACGAAGACAACGAAGAGGTCTTCAAAGAAGGTGAAATCCCCGTTTTGAACACCGATGCCCTTCCCCACTGGGAACTGGCAAAAAAATACGATATCATCGATTTTGAACTGGGCGTAAAAATTGCCGGCGCCGGCTTTCCCGTTTACAAAGGAAAAGGTGCGCGCTTACAACGTGCCCTGATTTCCTATTTTCTCGATAAAAATACAGAAGCCGGTTATACCGAAATGCAAGTACCGCATTTGGTGAACGAAGCTTCCGGCTTTGGAACCGGACAGTTGCCCGACAAGGAAGGCCAAATGTACCACGTGGGAGAAGATGACCTATACCTCATCCCTACTGCGGAAGTACCGGTAACCAACCTTTTTCGTGGCGAGATAGTCGCAGAAAGCGATTTTCCTATTTGCTATACCGCCTACACCCCTTGTTTTAGAAGGGAAGCCGGAAGTTATGGAGCGCATGTTCGCGGCCTGAACCGCCTGCACCAATTCGACAAGGTTGAAATTGTCCGCGTAGAAAATCCGGCCAATTCGTACCACGCCTTGGATGGCATGGTAGAACACGTAAAAAATATACTTAGGGAACTCAAATTACCTTACCGCATCCTTAGGCTTTGTGGCGGTGACCTAGGTTTTACCTCGGCCCTTACCTATGATTTTGAAGTCTTCTCGACGGCGCAAGACCGATGGCTGGAAATCAGTTCGGTATCTAATTTTGAAACCTATCAGGCCAACCGATTAAAGCTTCGCTATAAAGACGAAAACGGAAAAAGCCAACTGGCACACACCCTAAACGGAAGTTCCTTGGCCCTACCCCGGGTTTTAGCGGGAATTTTGGAAAACTACCAAACTCCCGACGGAATTCAGATTCCCGAAGTTTTGGTGCCTTATTGCGGATTTGACCGTATAGACTAA
- a CDS encoding DUF1801 domain-containing protein: MKHKADTPEAYIAQLPEDRKEALSRLRKTVLDHLPKGFEEQMSYGMLGYVVPHSAYPNGYHCNPELPLPFINLASQKNFIALYHLAIYADHKLYSWFISEYPKHCKRKLDMGKSCIRFKSMNDIPYDLIAELCKKMSVDDWIALYENTLRPKNK, encoded by the coding sequence ATGAAACACAAGGCCGATACGCCGGAAGCATATATCGCCCAACTACCGGAAGACCGTAAAGAAGCCCTTTCCCGACTTCGAAAGACCGTTTTGGACCACCTGCCCAAAGGCTTCGAAGAACAAATGAGCTACGGCATGCTTGGCTATGTGGTTCCCCATTCCGCTTATCCAAATGGCTATCATTGCAATCCTGAACTTCCACTTCCCTTTATAAACCTGGCCTCACAAAAGAACTTTATTGCACTGTACCATTTGGCCATTTATGCCGACCACAAACTATACAGTTGGTTTATTTCCGAATACCCTAAACACTGTAAACGGAAATTGGACATGGGAAAAAGCTGCATCCGTTTTAAATCGATGAACGACATACCTTACGACCTCATTGCCGAACTTTGTAAAAAGATGTCCGTTGACGATTGGATCGCACTGTACGAGAACACCCTAAGGCCCAAAAATAAGTAA
- a CDS encoding DUF4286 family protein, with protein MYIYNVTTNIEESVHDEWLIWMREVHIPDVLATGKFLNAKMSKILVEEEMGGISYSVQFTTLSKEVLESYYAEDAPRLREDAHKRFPNKFVSFRTEMEIVSEH; from the coding sequence ATGTACATATACAATGTAACAACCAATATAGAAGAGTCGGTGCATGACGAATGGCTTATATGGATGCGTGAAGTGCACATACCCGATGTATTGGCCACCGGCAAATTCTTGAACGCCAAGATGAGCAAGATATTGGTAGAAGAAGAAATGGGAGGTATCAGCTACTCGGTTCAGTTCACCACCTTGAGCAAGGAAGTACTGGAAAGCTATTATGCGGAAGACGCACCCAGATTGCGTGAAGATGCCCATAAACGGTTTCCGAACAAATTCGTTTCGTTCAGGACCGAGATGGAAATCGTAAGTGAACACTAA
- a CDS encoding tetratricopeptide repeat protein encodes MKALYFIAILLITFSAVAQEDFLAKQYFNDGDFEKAVIYYEKLVEKNPRRTDYTEGLIATYQQLERYTDAEEFLLKKIQEPHVYPTLFIELGYNYTLQNRPEKAKEYYEKAISQIDQNPNYGYGIGYRFQKYALLDEALKAYNKAMELNPQLDYNYQMARIYGEQGNIEKMYVSYLNLISEGKTSKSNVLRSIDDFITADPENENNLILKKTLLQNAQKNPNILWNELLSWLFVQQKQYGSAFRQEKAIYKRMEGANTQRLNTLGNITLEDNETDTAQEIFQYIADNSADAITKLNAQLNLIDIQLLDPSEKALEEIQKQFDELIALHGYKAQTLQLQVAYANFLTFKKENPEKAVQVLKQSLELPLNNRGKAFVKLALGDILVFDRRFNEALIYFSQIQKNLKNDVLGQNARYKVAQTSFYKGDFDWALTQLKVLRSSTSQLIANDAMQLSLLISDNSLEDSTQTALKKYARADLLAYQNKTKEAITELDDILKNHKGEKIEDEALLKQGELLERTKAYEAAEYNYLKIIEFYANGILADDAHFKLAELYRNKLNQPEKAKTHYEKIIYNYQDSYYFPQARKNFRMLRGDAVN; translated from the coding sequence ATGAAGGCTCTCTACTTTATCGCCATTCTTCTTATAACATTTTCCGCTGTAGCCCAAGAAGACTTCTTGGCGAAACAGTATTTTAATGATGGTGATTTTGAAAAAGCGGTGATCTACTACGAAAAATTAGTGGAGAAAAATCCGCGTAGAACAGACTACACCGAAGGCCTGATAGCCACCTACCAGCAACTGGAACGATATACGGACGCAGAGGAATTTCTCTTAAAAAAAATTCAAGAACCCCATGTCTACCCCACCTTGTTCATAGAATTGGGATATAACTACACCCTGCAGAACCGTCCTGAAAAGGCCAAGGAATACTACGAAAAAGCCATCTCCCAAATAGACCAAAACCCCAATTACGGTTATGGCATAGGGTATCGCTTTCAAAAATACGCCTTGCTCGACGAGGCCCTCAAGGCCTACAACAAGGCAATGGAACTCAATCCCCAACTTGATTATAATTATCAAATGGCCCGCATTTATGGGGAACAGGGCAATATTGAAAAAATGTACGTTTCGTATTTAAACCTGATCAGCGAGGGAAAAACCTCAAAATCGAACGTACTACGGAGCATTGACGATTTTATTACTGCCGATCCCGAAAACGAGAACAACCTCATTCTCAAAAAAACACTGTTGCAGAATGCCCAGAAAAACCCCAATATCCTTTGGAACGAACTTTTAAGCTGGCTCTTTGTGCAACAGAAACAATACGGCAGTGCCTTTCGGCAAGAGAAGGCTATTTACAAACGTATGGAAGGCGCCAATACCCAACGTCTCAACACCCTCGGAAACATTACCCTAGAGGACAACGAAACCGATACCGCCCAAGAAATTTTTCAATATATAGCCGATAACAGCGCCGATGCCATAACCAAGCTCAACGCCCAGCTCAATCTAATAGACATCCAGCTTTTAGACCCTTCGGAAAAAGCGCTTGAAGAGATACAAAAGCAATTTGACGAGCTGATAGCGCTTCACGGATACAAGGCACAGACCCTTCAGTTACAGGTGGCCTACGCCAACTTTCTCACCTTTAAAAAAGAGAATCCCGAAAAAGCCGTACAAGTCTTAAAACAAAGTCTTGAGCTACCGCTGAACAACCGGGGCAAAGCCTTCGTAAAACTCGCACTGGGCGACATCTTGGTCTTTGACAGGCGATTTAACGAAGCGCTCATCTATTTTTCACAAATACAAAAGAACCTTAAAAACGACGTCTTAGGGCAAAATGCACGTTACAAAGTGGCACAGACCAGTTTTTACAAGGGCGATTTTGATTGGGCCCTTACCCAGTTAAAAGTATTGAGGAGTTCCACTTCACAACTTATTGCCAACGACGCCATGCAATTGAGCCTATTGATTTCAGACAATTCACTGGAAGACTCTACACAGACCGCCCTAAAAAAATACGCCCGGGCCGACCTGCTCGCCTATCAGAACAAAACAAAAGAGGCCATCACCGAACTTGACGATATCTTAAAAAACCATAAAGGCGAAAAAATTGAAGACGAGGCCCTTTTAAAGCAAGGCGAGCTCTTAGAACGCACCAAAGCCTACGAAGCGGCCGAATACAACTACCTAAAAATAATCGAGTTCTACGCCAACGGTATACTGGCTGACGATGCGCACTTTAAACTCGCCGAACTCTATAGAAACAAACTGAACCAACCCGAAAAAGCCAAAACGCACTACGAGAAAATTATCTATAACTACCAAGACAGTTATTATTTTCCACAAGCGCGAAAGAATTTTAGAATGTTGCGAGGTGATGCCGTGAACTGA
- a CDS encoding VOC family protein codes for MHLGNFSVSLNVKDIQVSKQFYETLGFSVFGGDASQNWLIMKNGDATVGLFQGMFDKNILTFNPGWNSNAEKLDSFTDIRDLQKQLKAQGITLDTEADEQSTGPASFMLKDPDGNPILVDQHL; via the coding sequence ATGCACTTAGGTAACTTTTCGGTAAGCCTGAATGTCAAGGACATTCAGGTGTCAAAACAATTTTATGAAACCTTGGGCTTCTCCGTTTTCGGCGGAGATGCTTCCCAAAACTGGTTGATCATGAAAAATGGTGACGCTACGGTGGGCCTTTTTCAAGGTATGTTCGACAAGAACATCCTCACCTTTAATCCCGGCTGGAATAGCAATGCGGAAAAGCTTGACTCCTTTACCGACATTCGGGACCTGCAAAAACAACTCAAGGCCCAAGGCATCACACTAGATACCGAAGCCGATGAGCAAAGTACCGGCCCGGCAAGTTTTATGCTCAAAGACCCTGACGGCAACCCTATTCTAGTAGACCAACACCTTTAA
- a CDS encoding S41 family peptidase has translation MGRFTLIFLITLFFSGQVIAKPTPLNETEKLASVGKVWGFLKYYHPNVAKGKFNWDEQLFTILARTEKTNSKEELSQVLIDWIGSLGEIKPCKSCQTPTSTARFNKNFDLSWIQDNQLFSKQLSDKLRFIETNRFQGKQYYVTTAKKTTKAQNIIIQNEPEYPNFLWKDKNLRLLALFRYWNTVAYFFPYKYQMDTPWNDVLTQILPKFLHPESELDYHLAMLELVVHIDDSHAGLSTDTLNEYFGNNYIPVTHRIIDNKAVIVRPFNDSLARLNDLKIGDVISKVNGQNVIDVFEERKNYIQGSNHAAKLAFARNKIFNGSTDSVTVELLRNGKPITKKIGRYPFKDFNYEQPTKKKYKILNNTIGYVNMGEVTQEDVSQMMDSLIDKKAIIFDIRNYPKGTMYLIANYLNSSPKEFVKIVVPDLGYPGRFKWTKTLKCGGSNKTKEHYKGKIILLVNSQTISRAEFTTMAFQTYDNVMTIGSQTCAADGNVSPIGFVGGFKTGISGTGIFYPDGTKTQRVGVKIDVEVKPTIAGIQEGRDEVLEKALDLLKD, from the coding sequence ATGGGCAGATTCACTTTGATTTTTCTAATTACACTATTTTTTTCGGGTCAGGTGATAGCAAAACCCACCCCACTGAACGAAACCGAAAAACTTGCTTCGGTCGGCAAAGTCTGGGGTTTCCTAAAATATTACCACCCCAATGTAGCCAAAGGAAAATTCAATTGGGACGAGCAGTTATTCACAATTCTGGCTAGAACGGAAAAGACCAATTCCAAGGAAGAACTATCACAAGTATTAATAGATTGGATAGGTTCACTCGGTGAAATAAAACCCTGCAAGTCTTGCCAAACGCCCACATCTACGGCCCGTTTCAATAAAAACTTTGATCTATCGTGGATACAGGATAACCAGCTCTTTTCAAAACAGCTTTCCGATAAACTCCGGTTTATAGAAACAAATAGGTTTCAAGGCAAGCAATACTACGTGACCACAGCTAAAAAGACAACAAAGGCACAAAATATCATTATCCAAAATGAACCTGAATACCCAAACTTCCTATGGAAAGATAAGAACTTAAGGCTACTAGCCTTATTCAGATATTGGAATACGGTTGCGTATTTTTTTCCATACAAGTATCAAATGGACACCCCTTGGAACGATGTATTAACACAAATACTGCCTAAGTTTCTTCACCCCGAATCTGAATTGGATTACCATTTGGCTATGCTAGAACTAGTGGTACATATTGATGATAGCCACGCGGGTTTAAGTACAGACACACTAAATGAATATTTTGGGAATAATTACATTCCCGTGACCCACAGGATAATCGACAATAAAGCTGTAATCGTAAGACCTTTTAACGATTCATTGGCCCGACTAAACGATTTAAAAATTGGAGATGTCATTAGCAAAGTGAACGGACAGAACGTTATTGATGTTTTTGAAGAAAGAAAAAACTATATACAAGGCTCCAACCATGCCGCTAAGCTTGCTTTTGCCCGGAACAAAATTTTTAATGGCAGTACAGATTCGGTCACGGTAGAATTACTAAGGAATGGAAAACCCATTACCAAAAAAATAGGAAGGTACCCGTTTAAAGACTTTAATTACGAGCAACCCACAAAGAAAAAATATAAAATACTCAACAATACTATTGGTTACGTAAATATGGGAGAAGTTACCCAAGAGGACGTCTCGCAAATGATGGATAGTTTAATAGACAAAAAAGCTATCATTTTTGATATCCGAAATTATCCTAAAGGCACTATGTACCTAATAGCAAATTACCTGAACAGCAGTCCAAAAGAATTTGTGAAAATTGTAGTTCCAGATTTGGGTTACCCAGGTAGGTTTAAGTGGACAAAAACACTAAAATGCGGAGGCTCCAATAAAACTAAGGAACACTATAAGGGCAAAATTATTCTGTTGGTCAACTCACAGACAATCAGCCGTGCCGAGTTTACCACCATGGCTTTTCAGACATACGACAATGTAATGACAATTGGCAGCCAAACCTGTGCTGCCGATGGAAATGTTAGCCCAATTGGATTCGTAGGCGGTTTCAAAACAGGAATTTCCGGGACAGGTATTTTTTATCCTGATGGAACAAAAACCCAGAGAGTTGGCGTAAAAATTGATGTAGAAGTAAAACCTACTATCGCAGGTATTCAAGAAGGAAGGGACGAGGTATTGGAAAAGGCATTAGATTTGCTAAAAGACTAA
- a CDS encoding 2-hydroxyacid dehydrogenase, whose protein sequence is MKILHVDVNHPLLIEQFNELGFQNDEDYTSSKAEIESKIHEYDGLIIRSRFSIDSGFLNKARKLKFIGRLGAGLENIDVRHAEANDIFLAAAPEGNRNAVGEHTLGMLLSLFNKLQKADKEVRSGKWDREGNRGIELDGKTVGIVGYGNMGKAFAKKLRGFDVEVICYDLQGGVGDENARQVGIMELHQRTDVLSLHVPQTELTIGMINSEFIEKFHNPFWLLNTARGKAVVSEDLVSALKSGKVLGAGLDVLEYEKASFENMFGTTNDDNSPADLSGMPEAFQYLIQADNVVLTPHVAGWTVESLEKLAQTVVDKIKAKFC, encoded by the coding sequence ATGAAAATTTTACATGTAGATGTAAACCACCCCTTACTGATAGAACAGTTTAACGAACTTGGTTTTCAAAATGACGAAGACTACACTTCCTCCAAAGCGGAAATCGAAAGTAAAATACATGAGTACGACGGACTTATTATCCGCAGTCGATTTAGCATTGACAGTGGGTTTCTAAACAAGGCCCGTAAGCTCAAATTTATAGGTAGGCTGGGTGCCGGTCTAGAAAATATTGACGTACGCCATGCCGAAGCCAACGATATATTTTTGGCCGCGGCGCCGGAAGGCAACCGTAATGCCGTTGGGGAACATACCTTGGGCATGTTACTTTCCCTATTCAACAAACTCCAAAAAGCCGATAAAGAAGTGCGTTCAGGCAAATGGGACCGTGAGGGCAACCGCGGTATAGAATTAGACGGCAAGACGGTTGGTATTGTCGGATATGGCAATATGGGCAAGGCCTTTGCCAAAAAGCTCCGTGGCTTTGACGTAGAAGTCATCTGTTACGACCTTCAAGGCGGCGTAGGCGACGAAAATGCCCGTCAAGTCGGAATCATGGAATTACACCAACGTACCGATGTATTGAGCTTGCACGTACCCCAGACCGAGCTTACCATCGGCATGATCAACAGTGAGTTTATAGAAAAATTCCACAACCCGTTTTGGTTGTTGAATACGGCAAGGGGCAAGGCGGTCGTAAGCGAAGATTTGGTTTCTGCCCTTAAGTCGGGTAAAGTGCTAGGTGCGGGTCTAGACGTCCTTGAATACGAAAAGGCTTCCTTCGAGAACATGTTCGGAACCACGAATGACGACAATAGCCCCGCAGACCTTAGCGGAATGCCCGAGGCCTTCCAATACCTGATCCAAGCCGACAATGTCGTACTGACACCCCACGTAGCTGGATGGACGGTAGAAAGTCTCGAAAAACTGGCCCAAACGGTAGTCGACAAGATTAAGGCAAAATTTTGCTAA